The genomic region TGAGTATTGGTAGTAGAGTACTCGTAGTATTATTGATAGTGATCTGATTGAGTAGCCTAATCTTCACActcataatttatatttgtataatGTTTTGTGAAAGtactataaattcataaatgaatgtataaaagaataaaatgagaactcgAATAGGCTACAGTATCTAAAGccatgtccacactgaacaaaagTTCGACAAACATGTCTGTTAAAAATGTTtaggcaaattttattatgtttgacaaacaatgtttgcccgtggccagtgtagacgcgtcaccaaacaaaatatttgtaagtggggagaacagtttttatgttttacagctgtcaactctgaaaatgtctggaaaaaatagtaattttttgtttgacaaacaatgattgtccaaacttcttgaaatgtttgtccctgatctcctcaacaaacatgtttgtcgaataTGTATGTCGAACgtttttgttcagtgtggacacggctttcaagttcaatttttacattgaaaattcaattttcttttttaattaattcatttttatttcaatttcaatggaaaaatttttttttaaataataaactaCAAATCATAAAActgtgattgattgagtactttatttatgcagattacaatatatactggcctatatacttatataaaatagcttacaatacagcaaaattatagatgaatttacataatatagactaagaaaataatcattgaactgtatatgaaacgataaaaacaatttgtaatagctaaagataatattgtaatacatttacataaattggcggatcgagctttggacatatcaatgtccattctttggaaagaatattcaaaatatccttcccactaactctctaccaaactgTGACTGGGAAAGAcaaattatttctcaataacAAATCAGATTTTTCTTTGATTTTGCAGATAGGAGCAATGATAATGCAAGCATGGGCTGGAAAACCTTCTccagtggaagaagaagaggaagaatacgAAGAAGAATCAAAAGAAATCACCAGAAAACCGATCAAAAGAGGAATAATCGATTATGGAACAGGCTACCATCATCCATATGGAGCTTTCCCCGCCTATCCATATCATGGATACGGTTTCCATTATCCTCCCACCCACACCTACAATACTATCCACAAACCAGTAGCCGTTCCAGTTCCTCAGCCCTACCCAGTAACCGTTACCAAAGCAGTTCCTGTTCCAGTCCCCCAAGCTGTTCCTGTGGCTGTACCTCGACCTGTACCAGTACCAGTTCCACAACCCTATCCAGTAACGGTTACCAAGCATGTTCCAGTAACCGTAAATAGACCGGTACCTGTTCCAGTTCCCCATGCGGTCCCGGTATCCGTTCCACATCCATATCCCGTTCCCCATCCTTATCCAGTGGTGGTATCTAAGCCTATAGCATTTACCTTGGATAAGCATCATCACCATATTCCTTCCCATTATGGTTCACCTTATGGATCACTTCATGGGTTACATTATGGACTGTCTGGTTACCACAGATGAGAGACACACTGAGTTTATGGTGAGAATCTGAACTTGAATTTTTAGTACATCTTCAAAGCTTATTATCAGCTCAGTAACAAACGTATTACtatttccattctattttacaataaattttgaatttcaacaatcttctaatataataataacaaaaaaattaggTCCTTAGCAATAATGTATGACTTTCTTCATTGGTTTCTCCagtgatttttttaatttgagtgaGATTTATGGATATCTGATCCAGTATATCATAGGCTACATAACTCaacaaaatctggtgtggcgcactcacacaactttccttgcctttatgaaaattgatcacctgacgctagtgttcacgcgcatctcaagtctactattattTAAAGAtgtgagtcagctggtgacaggacaataacgctgaagacacacgaggtctgctatctcttcatagtgaatgatttaatagaatcaacagttgccagcattttgaaattgaaaaaacacattttctcgaatttcgaggttattttcaattttaggtggaaatgttactagacattaattgtagagattttcattctcaatcatttccacttgaaattttttgtttacattgtatctgaagcctgataaatgggaatctaaaatcaaactttgcagagatggagcggagctcctgaaagttttacagatatgggactcgtaGCAGTTGATAGACCTTATCAATGACtgttttaggtataaatttgatcagaatcgttgaagccgatttcgagaaaatcgcgaaaaaccctgtttttgacaacatttttgccgccatcttgaactgcatttgatcgaaattgtcgtgtcggatccttatattgtaaggacttcaagttccaaatttcaagtcattccagtcattccgttaattgggtgatgagatatcgtgtacacagacgcacatacactcatacacacacacatacagaccaatacccaaaaaccacttttttggactcaggggaccttgaaaagtatagaggttaggaaattggggtaccttaatttttttcagaaagcaatactttcctattacctatggtaatagtgcaaggaaagtaaaaattgaatacCGTATGTTTCTACATAGATTAATGAGATATtgaagtactcaaaaataattgaatattataaaactttatgTCATTTTACATTATAGGAACAATAACAGGGCATTtatgaatcttcattttaaataCATATTGGAGTAGGTTACTTATTTTCATAAGTAGAATCACAGATACCTGCCTGTGATTCTTGACAAAACAGTTCATGAATATATTgttaaatatcaattattggacACTCAATTCtataaataatactgtaattacACATTCCACACATTCAGAGTTTTCAGAACTATCAATGGAGATAATTCTTTATTTTcccaataacaataataatgtcaAGTGTATTATTCtagatttttaaataaaatggaGGATCACaaaaacattgaataataatatgaacaaTAATTTGATCATGGAATTGGTTTTAGTATAAAATAGAAGTttttaagaaataattgatgtggattaaaccatagagaaacaatagcgtaccgtaagtagatatcccatggtatagggaatttatgtcgcaacttttactgttatctcaagccgattactgtggactattgtcaattttcactgtttttttggggcgatagtgtatgaacggcacaatttgagagactaccagcgtcacacaactgcataggaaagaactacgttaactatcggcttgggataacagtaaaagttgcgacataaacgccctataccatgagatatctatgctatcgtttctctatgattaaacGTCCAAatacattttcttcttctcttgtatTAATTTTCTTGagacaatcaatattattatttttagatcTCATTTTCCATTGAATAACaggtatttttcctcttccAGATTTCTCAATGGACTTTAGTGTTTCTACTAATACGGACTTGAAGTTACCTTCGCACTGCCAAAAATTGTGAAACTGCCTTCACAGCTTTACATCGGTCATAAGGctttaaattttgtaaatactTTGTTGATATTGAATTCTGTATAATTTTATGATCTGTatagtttatatgttttatagtAAAgtatgttgaaatgttgaacaCTTAAATTAgcatttatttcattcacatTCCTTTTTCTACAATGATTGCAAAATTCTACTATcacttaattgaaaaatttagagTGTATTACTGCGATAATTTGTAATCaaatagaatttcatttgattGCAGCATATTCTACTATGATATTGCagatatgtttttattttatatcttTTTGTATAATTGGTGTGCACCGTTGGAAGTtaaatgcataaataaatatgaagaaatataacTTACAGTTTATTGATCACAGTACTGTTTGCAATGGAAAATCTTCTCTGCAAAAATAGCAGTTAATAGATCCATAACTGCAACTCAACTAAAATAATGTAGGATACGCTGTGTAAagttattcatattgcattctttataatattcatttctcTAATTAATTACAAACTGTGGAATAGtaattcatgtttttattaGTAAGTACAATAATTGAACTGGATAGTAAATCGTGTCAAATTGGTCACAATTGTCTCAAAATGtaattgaaaaaagtagaaCAAATCTCAATGGTTTGATTTTGAACAACACTTTATTATAAATCTCTTcataacattattataaattacattattcTAAGAACCACTTTCACAAAGCGGGTAccatatattaatataaattatcaacattttcaagCATTCCTCTTAAGTACTTTAAAAACAGAGTTTTTGATGTActcttcaaaatgaaattattacatGGGGTTAGACAAgaaattacattattttataaagtgaTTACTGTATAGTAATCTATTGAAATTCAGGGAGAAAACTTTTGGACTTTGCATGTTCTTTCTTTCCCAATAACTTCAATGCTATGTGTAtcacaaaataaatgaatttgtagcttagttgacaatttcaaaaagaaaTTGAAGTTAAATTGAATCTATTCTGGATAGAATACAAAAACACATATTTGGATagtaacatagagaaacaatagcataagtagatatcccatggtatagggcgtttatgtcgcaacttttactgttatctgaagccgatagtccacgtagttctttcccgtgaagctgtgtgacactggtagtctctcatattgtgccgttcatacactctcacccggtcaaaacactaaaaatcgacaataatcggcttgagataacagtaaaagttgcgacataaacgctctataccatgggatatctacttacgctattgtttctctatgatagtggTCTGTCAAATTACCTCCATTGCATTCTTGGAGTCTGACCTAGGAAGTTCTTAggattgaaagaataagactttgatattgtcaatatcacttttatttattcgaaaattaattttatataaattaattttataattatttagatgtggtaggttttaccatgaaacctggtactgaattatggattaattttcgaataaataaaagtggtattgacaatatcaaagtcttattctttcaattatggagaaataccacaacatctcataccatacaatcaaaattCTTAGGACTTCTTAAAGCTTAACGACGAGTATTTAATTGATTAACCATTTACAGTTCAGTGTTTAAAGGCTTCAAATTGTTATAGAAACACTAATTATTGGCATGTTGGcattatttaaagaaaatttgacgAGATATGTATGATCAGATATGACTGTATCATGGGTAGACGGGCATATGCCCGACAGACGTTCGTCCGACGGAAGTATGTAGACAGACGGAGAAAATCCCTGCCCAGGTGTTGAAACTGAAATCCCAACAGACAACAGTCTGTCTCCATAGCTCTGCTCACACCTGTATGCTGACGTTTATTCTTTTCTCCGTCTATCTGTTTCTGTCTGCGTTCACCTGAAGCCTTTACAAGAACTTCAAATTACTTCAAATAACAAAACAATTATCAAAAATCTTAGCATTGTCAATCAATGTCATATCAATATCATATCAATATCATATCAATATCATAtcaatatcatatcatatcatatcaataTCATATCAATATCATATCAATATCATATCAATATCATATCAATATCATATCAATATCATAGCATTGCCAATATTCGAGGTTGATTGGTATATAAGAAGGCTTGAAAGTCCTAACTCAgcctaataaagaatattttcagtCGATGTTGTTTTCCATGTCGAAACACTGTactgtaatagttatttgtgcaactagtgcgcaaagtgacagtttgctgcaccgaaagaaacgtttacgcccgagccgtaggcgagggcggaatggtttcttgagtgcagcagaggaactttgcacacgtatttcacattaagtttttcctacagttaccattgaatatgaaaagtgggtaattattggtaaaattgcctgaaatccatcaaataacttagtagtgtttgaatggcgaggcggctgtgtggtgtgtgctgtggtggcactgtgctgttgctgtcctcgttataatatataatagtaataattagcgcgttgtgcttggttgcacctctgctcactatagcagccacagcagtcactgttaccaacttcattttgattttgctgcactgttgctccatataacctactaagtattttgcgttgccatgttgcaaatctggagtgcagaaaaatttttcccgcactagagcggaaaagtgattctttgcgttctgtaatcagtgcagcaatggccacttttcaacgtaactgtaggaaaaatactTTCTTGTAGTCAAGACATTGTGCTTCTATGTCACAGAAACATATGACATAGAAACACAGAGTCTAGATTacaatagtaaattattttcatttaatttacaTTGTATGGCACATCCTACAAACTAAGAAgccttttttttattcattttccaatAACTTGATActggcattatatagccgaaacatgtcgtcattgaaaaatttttaaaagggcACTgagatttcttatttttatttatatctaaaggtgcgtacagatatacgcgcagcGA from Nilaparvata lugens isolate BPH chromosome 11, ASM1435652v1, whole genome shotgun sequence harbors:
- the LOC111060857 gene encoding anti-sigma-I factor RsgI2 gives rise to the protein MKCLLVLVIGAMIMQAWAGKPSPVEEEEEEYEEESKEITRKPIKRGIIDYGTGYHHPYGAFPAYPYHGYGFHYPPTHTYNTIHKPVAVPVPQPYPVTVTKAVPVPVPQAVPVAVPRPVPVPVPQPYPVTVTKHVPVTVNRPVPVPVPHAVPVSVPHPYPVPHPYPVVVSKPIAFTLDKHHHHIPSHYGSPYGSLHGLHYGLSGYHR